The following is a genomic window from Hyphomicrobiales bacterium.
CGCAGCGCCCCGCGACCATCCGGGCAAGCGTGCTAACATGGCAGCATGACAACGATCGTACCCATTGAAAATTTTGCGGATCTGCCGCGCCACGCGCGCCTCATCGGCGTGGATCTCGGCACCAAGACCATTGGCCTTGCCCTGTCGGACGTGCAGCGCGTCGTTGCCACGCCGCTGGAGACGATCCGCCGCGTCAAGTTCACAGCCGACGCGGAACGACTGACCGCGCTTTGCCGAACCCACGCCGTCGCCGGCCTCGTGGTGGGGCTGCCCCTGAACATGGACGGCTCGGAGGGTCCGCGCGCCCAGGCAACCCGCGCCTTCATCCGCAATCTCGACAAGCATCTCGACCTGCCCGTCGTCCTGTGGGACGAGCGCCTGACCACGGTCGCCGTCAACCGCGCCATGATCGCGGCCGATGCCTCCCGCGCCCGCCGGGCCGAAGTCGTCGACAAGATCGCGGCGGGTTACATCCTGCAGGGCGCGCTCGACCGTCTTTCAGAAATCGCCCGCCAAAATCGGGAAGTCACAGAGCCGGGCTGATGGCCGAAAAAATCCCCCGCGGAGGCCGCATGAACTAGCATTTTCCGCTCGCCTAGAAGCAGGCACTCATGCTAGAAATTGCATTACTGCTTCCAAGTATTTTTTCATCATAGTGTATCTTCGAGTATGTGTTTAAATATTACATTTTATACTATTTTCATTAATGGATTAATCAATTATGCTTGCCAGCAACCATGAAGATGCTCCAAAGAATAATCATACACGATATAGACTTCTTGAAAATAGCACCGATAAATTTGCTGACGCCAACGAAGTCGCTGAATATATCGCGCAACTTTCCGGCGAAATGGCCGCCATGTCCCGTAGCGCACGGCTTGATGTGATTGCCTATTTTCTCGAAATGGTGCGCGAGGAAGCGCGCAAGACAGCCCGGCGTAAACATCAGCCGATGGCTGGGCAGCTAACAGCGCATGGCGACGTGAGACAGAAATAGGTAACAGGACGATCATAAGAAAAGCCGCGCAATAGTTCTCAATTAGAGAACACTATTGAATTAAATTTTCTGATCATCCGGCTATGGTCTTTAGCATGCCGCAGCGCGTTTTTATTTTAGCACAAGCGGCATCCCATTGCTTTGACATGTTCAGATGGCTGGGGGAACCGACCTTCAATCCCTGCCAGATACGTCCGCGCCACGGTCACGGGTTCTGCCATAGGCAGAGCATACGACCTGGGCGCCGGTGACGACACGACCGCTTTTCCTGTCTTCCTGGTCCTATGACCAACGAGAGGCTTGGCGCTCTCCCTTTATGGGGAGAGCGGTCCAAGCGGCACTATGCCCTCAAGACACACGCCGCCCTGAGCTCGGCGGGCATCCGTCGTCACGTTCCTCTATTTGCTTGCACCGTCATCAGCGCCAACCGCGTGGCACTACGCGCACGGCTTCACCTTTCAAACGTACGGCCTCTTTCAAACGTACGGCCTCTTGGCCTCCATAGGCCCCATCAATAGGCTATGCTTGATTCTGCGTGGCAGTCAGGCGCTTGAGCCAAGTGATGGATATTTATGGACCTTAGAGGCGTATGGGGCACCGGAACCGCCTGGCTGCACCAACCATTTTCGCGTAATCAGCTGACCATAGCCAGACTGCGTCTCGCATCGGGTCTCGTCCTCTTCACATTCGCCCTCACCCATTTCGTGAACAACGCGCTCGGCGTTGTCGACCTCGTATGGATGGAGGCTTTCGACGTCGTGCGGCGCGCCTTCTGGCGCTCGGTACCCGGCAGCGTGCTGCTCTATGGCTCGCTGGTCATGCATATAAGCCTCGGCCTGTGGAAGCTGGTGCGGCGCACGACATGGCGCATGCCGGTCGGCGAGGCGCTTCAGCTCATGCTCGGCCTCGCCATTCCATTCTGGCTGCTGCAGCATATCCTCGCCACGCGAGGCATGAACCTGCTCTACGGTCTCGACGACCGCTATGGGAATGTCTTACGGAGCATGTGGCCCGGTCTTGCCGTGCAGCAACCGGTGCTGCTGCTGATCGTTTGGCTGCATGGCTGCATCGGGTTGCACTTCTGGCTCTCGACGAAAGCCTTCTACGCGCGGCTTGCCCCCTGGCTCCTCTCCCTTGCGGTGCTTGTCCCCGCTCTCGGCATCCTCGGTTTCACGGAAAGCGCCCGCCGGCTGGAGGCCAGCACCCCGGGCAGCGCGCTCACCCCGCAGCAGGCACAAGATCTGGAGAAACTGACCAGTGTTGGCGTTTCCATCCTCCTCGCCTTCGCTGGCGGCGTGCTGTTGGTCCTCGCGGCGCGGCTCGTCATCGCGCGGATACGCCCGGGCTTCTCAATAAACTACACCGGCTTGAAGGCCGTCCGCGCGCATCCCGGCCCGACACTGCTGGAGATCAGCCGTGCGAACGGCATCCCCCATGCAGCCGCCTGCGGCGGGCGGGGCCGTTGCAGCACCTGCCGTGTTTTGATCACCGAGGGACTGGAGAACCTTCCGCCTCCGCTGGCGGGCGAGGCGGCGGCGCTGGAGCGCATCAACGCGCCGACAGGCGTACGCCTGGCTTGCCAGATCAGGCCGACCCACTCCCTGACGCTTCGTCGCCTGGTCGTGATCGCCGAGCCCGAACCGCCGGGAACCCGTGCCGATCCGTATCGCTGGGGCATCGAGCGCCGTGTCACGGTCATGTTCACGGATCTGCGCGACTTCACCGCACTGACCGAGCGCATCTACCCCTACGACTCGGTGTTCCTGCTCAACCGGTATTTCGAGCTGATGTCGGACGCCATCCGTTCCCACGATGGCATCGTCGACAAGTTTCTCGGCGATGGCATCATGGCGCTGTTTGGCATCGCTCCCGCGCAAGGCGCCGGCAGCCGCAACGCTCTTCTCGCCGCCCGCGCCATGCAGGCCGCCCTCGACGAGATCAACCGCGAGTTCGCCACGACCCTGCGCCAGCCCCTGCGCATGGGGATCGGGATTCACACGGGACCCGCGGTCCTTGGGCGCGTCGGCGCCGCGACCGAGCTATCGACGAATGGTCGCAACAATGGCGCCCTCACAGCTCTCGGCGATACCGTCAATACCGCGAGCCGGCTCGAGGCGATGACCAAGGAATTCAAGGCATTTGCGGTGGTGTCCGAATCCGCGCTCGCCGGTTCGGGGCTCTCGCTCGACGGCTGTGCGCAACATGAGATCACGGTGCGCGGCCGGCGAAAGACCGAACACATCTACGCCGTGACCGACTTCGCGGTGATGGCAGAGAAAGCGGGCGACAAGCAGCCGCCAGCGCTGGCCCCGCAAGGCTAAGGCCTTGTTTCGCTAGTTCACTTCAGTGAAACGCTGTTGTTGGCATGGCGCAGCACATAGCCGCCGAGCTCGAGCTCGACGATCGCGCGCTGGATCTCGCGCGCCGCGAGCCCCGATACGCGGCCCAGATCATCGAGCGGGACCGGTTGTGGACCGAGTAGCGCGAGAAGATGCCGGCCGTGGGGCGAATGACCATCCGCGAGCGGAACGCCAGAGGCTTCGGACATGCGCTCGCCCTCTTCCTCCTCGGTGTCGCCCCCCTGCACCGCATAAGCCCGGTGGATCGGCACGGCGGGTGGCGGCTCGATATCGAGCCCCTCAAGCTCGTCCCACAGGGGCTCGCCACTTTGGTCAGCGGCGGGCTCATTCCAGGCCCCCGCCGGTCGGATATCTTGGCCGACAAGCGGGGCAAGCGCGCTCACGACATGATCCGGATCGGCACACAGCGTCGCGCCGTCACGGATCAGGTCATTGGTGCCCTCCGCTCGCGGATCAAGAGGCGAGCCAGGCACCGCGAAAACCTCCCGCCCTTGCTCCGCTGCAAAACGCGCGGTGATGAGCGAGCCGGAGCGGCGCGCCGCCTCCACGACCACCACGCCAAGGCAGAGCCCGGACACGATGCGGTTGCGGCGTGGAAAGTCGCGCCCCCGGGGTTCATAGCCCATCGGCATTTCCGAGAGCACGGCGCCGGATTCGAGGATGCGCATGAGCAATGCCTCGTTCTCCGCCGGATAAATCCTGTCGTGACCACCGGCCAGAACCGCCACGGTCCCTGATGAGAGGCTCGCCGCATGGGCGCGCGTGTCGATGCCGCGCGCCAACCCCGATACGACGGCGAAGCCCGCAGCACCCAATCCCGCAGCCAAGCGCTCCGTGAATTTCAAGCCAGCGGCCGAGGCATTGCGTGAACCGACGATCGCCACCATCGGCCGGCTCAGCGTCGCGGCCTCGCCGCGCATGGCGACAAGCGGCGGCGCGGAGTCGATCTCGCGCAGAGGTGCCGGATAGTCCGCCTCGCCGAGCGCAATGAAACGCACACCGGATCGCCGGGCGGTCGCCATCTCCCGCTCGGCTTCCGCTGGTGTCACGATGCGAAGGGTTCGGCCGCGACGCCGCGCGATCTCCGGGAGTGCCGCGAGTGCCGCGTCGGCGCTGCCGAACCGGCTGAGCAAAGAACGAAAGCTGCGCGGCCCTATGCTTTCGGACCGCATGAGCCTGAGCCAGCTCAGGCGCTGATCATCATTGAGACTAAGTCTCCCCACCCGACAGCTCCCCCTATCGCTAGCCGATCAACTCCTGAAGCAAGAGCGGCTCCCCAGCCCCTCAAGCATCAAACTGCGCGCGCATCCTCTCCCGGCTAGCTCTTGCTGCCGATCCGGCTCTCCTGCCCGGTCATCAGGCGCACGATATTGCCGCGGTGCTTCGCCCATAGGAAGATCGTCAGGACGACGAAGAGCGTGGCGGCCGCCGGCTGGTCAGCGATCAGCAGCGCCGGCGCGACGAACGCGCTCGCGATCAGAGCGGCGAGCGACGAAAACTTGCTGAAATAGGCCACCGCCAGCCACACCGCGGCGAAGAACAGCGCGACCCACATGTTCAGCGCGATCAGGCAGCCGAGGAAGGTGGCAACGCCCTTGCCCCCCTTGAAGGACAGCCAGACAGGGAAAAGATGGCCCATGAAGGCCCCGAAGGCCGCCGCCAGCGCCGGCCCCTCCCCCCATTGCGACGCGACAACGATGGCGAGCGTGGCCTTCAACGCGTCACCGAGCAAGGTGGCCGCAGCGAGCCCCTTCTTGCCCGTACGCAAAACATTGGTGGCGCCGATATTGCCCGAGCCCACCGCGCGGATATCGCCGAGGCCCGCCAGGCGCGTGATCACGACCCCGAAGGGGATGGAACCAAGAAGATAGCCAAAAACGGCCGCGACTATGATCGGCCAAAGCTCAGTCAGACCCATGGCCACTGCCCGCCCCCGCTAAAGGTTATTCAGCGTAGCGATGCACGCAACGCCCCGCAACATAAGTCCTCAGCACCCGGCCCTCGAGACGCGCCTCGTCGAAGGGTGAGTTCTTGCTGCGTGACCTGAGTTCGCGCGCATCCAGCGTATAGGCGAGATTGAGATCGAGCAGAATGAGATCCGCCGGGGCACCGCGTGCGAGGCGGCCCTGCGGCAGGCCCAGCAGTTCGGCCGGGCGGCTCGTCATGGCCTTCAACAGCGCCGGCAGCTTGATCTGTTCGTTGTGAACGAGCCGCAGCCCCACGGACAGGAGCGTCTCAAGCCCGATGGCGCCGTCGGCCGCGTCGGCGAAGGGCAGCCGCTTCGTCTCGACATCCTGCGGATTGTGATCCGAAACGACGACATCGATCGCGCCGCGCGCCAAGGCTTCGATCATCGCCATCCGGTCGGTCTCGTGCCGCAAGGGCGGCGCGAGCTTGAAGAAGGTGCGGTAATCACCGATGTCGAATTCGTTCAGCGCCAGATGGTTGATCGAGACGCCGCAGGTCACGCCGAGGCCCGCATCCTTTGCCCGCTCGACCACCTCGACCGAATCCGAAGTCGTGATCATCGCCGCGTGGTAGCGTCCGCCGGTCAGCCGGAGCAAACGCAGGTCACGCTCCAGCATGATGATTTCTGCCTCGCGCGGCACCCCGGCCAGCCCCAGCCGGCTTGCACGCTCGCCAGCGTTCATCACCCCGTCGCCGACGAGATCGGGATCCTCGGTGTGGTGGAGTATCAGGGCATCGAGATCGCGCGCGTAGGTCAAGGCCCGGCGCATGATCTGGGCGTTGGTGACCGAGCGCGCGCCATCGGTGAAGGCAACCGCGCCCGCCTGCCGCAAGAGGCCGAACTCGGTCATTTCCTTGCCGGCGAGCCCCTTGGTGAGCGCGGCCGCCGGGCAGATATTGACGATCGCCGTCTCGCGGGCCCGCCGTTGCACGAATTCGACGATGGCAGGGTCGTCGATGATCGGATTGGTGTCAGGCATGCAGACGATGGTGGTGACACCACCGGCGGCAGCGGCCTCGCTCGCGGTCTTCAGCGTCTCGCGGTGCTCGGCCCCCGGCTCGCCGACGAAGGCGCGCATGTCGACGAGGCCGGGGCTCAGCACATGGCCTTTGCAATCGACGATCTCGGCACCTTCCGGCACGCCGGCGGCTGCGCCCCAGGCGATATCCTTGATGACGCCATCCTCGATCAGCAGCGAGCCATGGCCGTCACGCCCCGTTGCGGGATCGACCAGACGCACGTTGTTGAACAGGATGGGCGGATGGGCCGAAGCCATGACACACCTCATGCTGGCGTTTGGACGCCGTTTCCTAAAAACTCAGGTATTCGGCAACTGGCTGCCAAGCGCCTCAAGAACCGCCATACGGACGGCGACGCCCATTTCAACCTGTTCGCGGATCAAGGATTGCGCGCCATCCGCGACCTCGGAGTCGATTTCGACACCGCGGTTCATCGGCCCGGGATGCATGACGAGCGCATCGGGTTTGGCGAGAGCCAGCTTCTCGCGATCAAGCCCGAAGAAGTGGAAATATTCCTTCACGGACGGCACGAAGGAGCCATTCATGCGCTCGCGCTGGAGCCGCAGCATCATGACGATATCCACCCCGTCGAGCCCCTTGCGCATATCGGTGAAAATCTCGACCCCGAAACGATCGAGCCCGACCGGCAGGAGGGTCGAGGGGCCGATGCAGCGCACGCGGGCGCCGAGCGCCTGCAGGAGAAGGATGTTGGAGCGCGCCACTCGTGAATGCAGGATGTCGCCGCAGATGGCGACCACCAGCCCCTCGATCCGCCCCTTGTTGCGGCGGATGGTGAGCGCATCCAGCAGCGCCTGGGTCGGATGCTCGTGGACGCCGTCGCCGGCATTCACCACCGAGCAGTCGACCTTGCGGGCAAGCAGATGCACCGCCCCGGCCGCCTGATGGCGCACGACAATGATATCGGGGCGCATGGCGTTCAGCGTCGCCGCCGTGTCGATCAGCGTTTCGCCCTTTTTCACCGAGGAAGAGGCCACCGACATGTTCATGACATCGGCGCCGAGCCGTTTCCCGGCGAGCTCGAAGGATGATTGCGTTCGCGTGGAGGGCTCGAAGAACAGATTAATCTGCGTGCGTCCGCGCAGCGTCGCCCGCTTCTTCTCGACCTGCCGGCTGACTTCGACGGCGGCTTCTGCCCGATCGAGCAGACCGACGATATCGGCGGGTGTCAGCCCCTCGATGCCGAGGAGATGGCGATGGGGATACTCGCGGGGGCGATCGGCGGCGCGTGAAGCTGTCATCTTGAAGTCATCGCTATAGGGGGTTCCGATGCCGGCAACAAGATTGTTCGGTGTATGGCCTTATCGCGCCATGTCGCCCTCCTGTCACCTGTGCGTGGCGCGGCATCCCCAGCAGGCTTGACTTCCGCGCGCGAATGCAGCATCTCCAAGGCACGTTGGAGCCGGGTCCTGTCCGGCCCCTCTCCTATTGCGCGTGCTAACAGCCCAGCGCGACAGATTGCCAAGAGGTTTCCGCTATGGCCAAGGCCACGACCATCAAGATCCGTCTCGTGTCGACGGCCGATACCGGCCACTTCTACGTGACGAAGAAGAACGCTCGCACGATGACGGACAAGCTGACGATCAAGAAGTATGATCCGGTTGTCCGCAAGCACGTCGAGTACAAGGAATCGAAGATCAAGTGATCGATGCCCCAAGGGGCATCCCGAGGGAGCGGGCTTTCCGAATTGATTGCTGATCCTTGGGGGTATTGACGGCGTCGCCACGGCGAACGCGATCACAAAAAAGGGCGCCATCGGCGCCCTTTTTTGTTGCCGAAGGACCAGCCATGCTGACCCCGGAGCGAAGAATGGTGGCCGGTCGGAAGCGGCATTCGAGGAGGCCACAGAACACCGCTTCCAGACCGGCCGAACCCCACGGGACCCAGGAGATGCGGCGGACCTGAGCATTCCGTAGGGGAATAACGGGGCAGTCACCATCAAGGCCCACCACGAGTGAACAGTAGCGAAGCCGTTGGCGAAAGCAATGCTTTGCGCGGATTCGCGGTGCATAAGTCCAGATGAAGGTTAAGCACCCCGCCGCGCTCTCTTGACGTGGCGGAACCCGCTACCCTGAATCGTCCGATCACAGGACCAGTCGAGCAAGGGCAAGGCCTAGGCGGCCGCGGCGACGACGCGATTCCGTCCGGCCTGCTTGGCCTGGTAGAGCGCCTGGTCGGCGCGGCGCAGGAGATCGCCGGGAGCCTGATCGCCCATCAGCCGGGCAGCGACACCGATCGATACCGTGACCTCGACGGTCTGGCTCTCGCCGTTCACCAGGAAGGGCTTATGCTCGATCGCCTCGCGGATGCGCTCAGCCATCACTTCAGCCGCCTCCAGTGTGGCATCCGGCACCATGACCACGACTTCCTCACCCCCAAACCGCGCCACCACGTCGATACCCCGCGTCTGGGCGCGGATGCGGTTGGCACATTCCTTCAGGACCTCGTCACCGGCTTCATGGCCGAAGCCGTCATTGACGGCCTTGAAGTGGTCGATATCGAGCACCAGCAGTACAAGGGGGCGCGTGCCGAGCGTCGGCGCCTCGAAGGCCCCGGTGAGTCGCGCATCGAGATAGCGCCGGTTGTACAATCCCGTCAGGGGATCGATAACCGCGAGTTCAAGCGACGCCTGGACGCTGTCGCGCAGCCGATCCGCGAAGCGTTTGCGCCGCATCTGCGTACGCACCCGGGCGACCAGTTCGTTGCGGTCGACCGGGCGCAGCAGGTAATCGTTCATGCCGATGTCGAGACCGCGCAGAATACGCTCCTTGTCCTCGGCTCGTGCCATCATCAGGACAACAGCGTTCCTCGTCGATTCGAAAGCGCGGAGCTGGCCACATAGCCTGAGCCCGTCGAAGCCTCCGATATCGAGATTGACGAGGATGACGTCGTAGCTTTCCGTGGCGGCCCGTGCCAGCGCCTGCTGGGGATCAGCCTCGCAGTCGACGTGATGATAGATGGACAGCGCGGCGGCCAGCCGCTCCGCAGTCGCTGGACGATCCTCGATAATGAAGACGCGCGCATTCTGCCCCGTCTCCGCGGTCGCCGAAACGAGGGCGTCCTCAAGCCCGAATTCGCGCGAGGCGATGACCCGCGTTCTCAGTTCGTCGGTCACCGCCTTCAGCCGCACGAGGCTGCGCACACGGGCGATCAGCGCCATGTCGTCGACCGGCTTGGTCAGGAAGTCGTCGGCGCCCGCATCGAGACCGCGCAGGCGGTCGCTCGGCTGATCGAGGGCTGTCACCATCACGACGGGGATATGCACGGTGCTTGGCTGGGACTTGAGCTTGCGACAGACCTCAAAGCCGTCCATGCCCGGCATCATCGCGTCGAGCAGCACGATGTCGCAGCGATTCTGCTCGCAGATTTCCAGCGCCTCGCGCCCATTCGAGGCGCTGATCACGTCGAAATACTCAGCCGACAGTCGGGCTTCGAGCAATTTCACATTGATGGGCGTATCATCGACAACGAGTACGCGAGCGGACATGCATGCTCTCCACTCAGGCGGATTCGAGATAAGTGCGTACTGTCTCTAGAAAGTGTGAAATCGAAATCGGCTTTGAGAGATAGGCCTCGCAACCACCTTCCCGGATCCGCTCCTCGTCACCCTTCATGGCGAAGGCCGTCACCGCGATGACGGGGATGGATTTCAGGTCGTCGTCGGCCTTCAGCCAGCGTGTCACTTCAAGCCCGGAAACTTCGGGCAGCTGGATATCCATGATAATGAGGTCGGGGTGGTCGCTACGCGCAAGCTCCATCGCCTCGATCCCGTTCGAAGTCTTGAGCGTCGCATAACCGTGCGCTTCCAGGAGGTCGCTGAAGAGCTTCATATTGAGCTCGTTATCCTCGACGATCAGCACCGTCTTGCGCATCAGCCGTTCCCATCATCTAGAGTACATCCCACATGTGGGGAGTCCACGCGCGCAAAGCCGTAGTCAGGCATCATTACCATTGACCCGTTGACGAAACGCAAATCCAATCTCCCCCCTTGCCCACCTTTGGACACGCCATGGCCCCGCAACGCCCCTCACCGCTTCCAGACCCGGAGGAAATCGCCCTTCGGGCGCTTGGTTTCCTTGCTTCGGACGAAGACCGACTGGAGCGTTTCCTCGGCACCACCGGGC
Proteins encoded in this region:
- the divK gene encoding Polar-differentiation response regulator DivK — protein: MRKTVLIVEDNELNMKLFSDLLEAHGYATLKTSNGIEAMELARSDHPDLIIMDIQLPEVSGLEVTRWLKADDDLKSIPVIAVTAFAMKGDEERIREGGCEAYLSKPISISHFLETVRTYLESA
- the plsY gene encoding Glycerol-3-phosphate acyltransferase, with the protein product MGLTELWPIIVAAVFGYLLGSIPFGVVITRLAGLGDIRAVGSGNIGATNVLRTGKKGLAAATLLGDALKATLAIVVASQWGEGPALAAAFGAFMGHLFPVWLSFKGGKGVATFLGCLIALNMWVALFFAAVWLAVAYFSKFSSLAALIASAFVAPALLIADQPAAATLFVVLTIFLWAKHRGNIVRLMTGQESRIGSKS
- the rpmG gene encoding 50S ribosomal subunit protein L33 — its product is MAKATTIKIRLVSTADTGHFYVTKKNARTMTDKLTIKKYDPVVRKHVEYKESKIK
- the pyrB gene encoding Aspartate carbamoyltransferase; translated protein: MTASRAADRPREYPHRHLLGIEGLTPADIVGLLDRAEAAVEVSRQVEKKRATLRGRTQINLFFEPSTRTQSSFELAGKRLGADVMNMSVASSSVKKGETLIDTAATLNAMRPDIIVVRHQAAGAVHLLARKVDCSVVNAGDGVHEHPTQALLDALTIRRNKGRIEGLVVAICGDILHSRVARSNILLLQALGARVRCIGPSTLLPVGLDRFGVEIFTDMRKGLDGVDIVMMLRLQRERMNGSFVPSVKEYFHFFGLDREKLALAKPDALVMHPGPMNRGVEIDSEVADGAQSLIREQVEMGVAVRMAVLEALGSQLPNT
- the pleD gene encoding Diguanylate cyclase; the encoded protein is MSARVLVVDDTPINVKLLEARLSAEYFDVISASNGREALEICEQNRCDIVLLDAMMPGMDGFEVCRKLKSQPSTVHIPVVMVTALDQPSDRLRGLDAGADDFLTKPVDDMALIARVRSLVRLKAVTDELRTRVIASREFGLEDALVSATAETGQNARVFIIEDRPATAERLAAALSIYHHVDCEADPQQALARAATESYDVILVNLDIGGFDGLRLCGQLRAFESTRNAVVLMMARAEDKERILRGLDIGMNDYLLRPVDRNELVARVRTQMRRKRFADRLRDSVQASLELAVIDPLTGLYNRRYLDARLTGAFEAPTLGTRPLVLLVLDIDHFKAVNDGFGHEAGDEVLKECANRIRAQTRGIDVVARFGGEEVVVMVPDATLEAAEVMAERIREAIEHKPFLVNGESQTVEVTVSIGVAARLMGDQAPGDLLRRADQALYQAKQAGRNRVVAAAA
- a CDS encoding hypothetical protein (Evidence 5 : Unknown function) → MVGLDGDCPVIPLRNAQVRRISWVPWGSAGLEAVFCGLLECRFRPATILRSGVSMAGPSATKKGADGALFCDRVRRGDAVNTPKDQQSIRKARSLGMPLGASIT
- a CDS encoding Adenylate cyclase produces the protein MDLRGVWGTGTAWLHQPFSRNQLTIARLRLASGLVLFTFALTHFVNNALGVVDLVWMEAFDVVRRAFWRSVPGSVLLYGSLVMHISLGLWKLVRRTTWRMPVGEALQLMLGLAIPFWLLQHILATRGMNLLYGLDDRYGNVLRSMWPGLAVQQPVLLLIVWLHGCIGLHFWLSTKAFYARLAPWLLSLAVLVPALGILGFTESARRLEASTPGSALTPQQAQDLEKLTSVGVSILLAFAGGVLLVLAARLVIARIRPGFSINYTGLKAVRAHPGPTLLEISRANGIPHAAACGGRGRCSTCRVLITEGLENLPPPLAGEAAALERINAPTGVRLACQIRPTHSLTLRRLVVIAEPEPPGTRADPYRWGIERRVTVMFTDLRDFTALTERIYPYDSVFLLNRYFELMSDAIRSHDGIVDKFLGDGIMALFGIAPAQGAGSRNALLAARAMQAALDEINREFATTLRQPLRMGIGIHTGPAVLGRVGAATELSTNGRNNGALTALGDTVNTASRLEAMTKEFKAFAVVSESALAGSGLSLDGCAQHEITVRGRRKTEHIYAVTDFAVMAEKAGDKQPPALAPQG
- a CDS encoding conserved hypothetical protein (Evidence 4 : Unknown function but conserved in other organisms), with protein sequence MLASNHEDAPKNNHTRYRLLENSTDKFADANEVAEYIAQLSGEMAAMSRSARLDVIAYFLEMVREEARKTARRKHQPMAGQLTAHGDVRQK
- a CDS encoding hypothetical protein (Evidence 5 : Unknown function) encodes the protein MTNERLGALPLWGERSKRHYALKTHAALSSAGIRRHVPLFACTVISANRVALRARLHLSNVRPLSNVRPLGLHRPHQ
- a CDS encoding putative pre-16S rRNA nuclease (Evidence 3 : Putative function from multiple computational evidences) — its product is MTTIVPIENFADLPRHARLIGVDLGTKTIGLALSDVQRVVATPLETIRRVKFTADAERLTALCRTHAVAGLVVGLPLNMDGSEGPRAQATRAFIRNLDKHLDLPVVLWDERLTTVAVNRAMIAADASRARRAEVVDKIAAGYILQGALDRLSEIARQNREVTEPG
- the pyrC gene encoding Dihydroorotase, with translation MASAHPPILFNNVRLVDPATGRDGHGSLLIEDGVIKDIAWGAAAGVPEGAEIVDCKGHVLSPGLVDMRAFVGEPGAEHRETLKTASEAAAAGGVTTIVCMPDTNPIIDDPAIVEFVQRRARETAIVNICPAAALTKGLAGKEMTEFGLLRQAGAVAFTDGARSVTNAQIMRRALTYARDLDALILHHTEDPDLVGDGVMNAGERASRLGLAGVPREAEIIMLERDLRLLRLTGGRYHAAMITTSDSVEVVERAKDAGLGVTCGVSINHLALNEFDIGDYRTFFKLAPPLRHETDRMAMIEALARGAIDVVVSDHNPQDVETKRLPFADAADGAIGLETLLSVGLRLVHNEQIKLPALLKAMTSRPAELLGLPQGRLARGAPADLILLDLNLAYTLDARELRSRSKNSPFDEARLEGRVLRTYVAGRCVHRYAE
- a CDS encoding DNA processing protein yields the protein MGRLSLNDDQRLSWLRLMRSESIGPRSFRSLLSRFGSADAALAALPEIARRRGRTLRIVTPAEAEREMATARRSGVRFIALGEADYPAPLREIDSAPPLVAMRGEAATLSRPMVAIVGSRNASAAGLKFTERLAAGLGAAGFAVVSGLARGIDTRAHAASLSSGTVAVLAGGHDRIYPAENEALLMRILESGAVLSEMPMGYEPRGRDFPRRNRIVSGLCLGVVVVEAARRSGSLITARFAAEQGREVFAVPGSPLDPRAEGTNDLIRDGATLCADPDHVVSALAPLVGQDIRPAGAWNEPAADQSGEPLWDELEGLDIEPPPAVPIHRAYAVQGGDTEEEEGERMSEASGVPLADGHSPHGRHLLALLGPQPVPLDDLGRVSGLAAREIQRAIVELELGGYVLRHANNSVSLK